Proteins from one Gossypium raimondii isolate GPD5lz chromosome 8, ASM2569854v1, whole genome shotgun sequence genomic window:
- the LOC105792644 gene encoding peroxidase 57: MKIIFVLYFTILLPLALAQLKVGFYKTSCPRAESIVKAAVQKRFNTDKSITAALLRMHFHDCFVRGCDASILIDSTNQSRSEKESGPNLTVRGYELIDEAKKALEKVCPSKVSCADIITLATRDSVVLAGGPSYDVPTGRRDGRVSNINEVNLPGPSLSVSQAFQSFKDKGLTMDDMVTLLGSHTVGVAHCFFFSGRLTNFQGTGKPDPSMDAGLVTTLKGICGNGSNPTAFLDQGTSFSFDNEFYRQIRGKKGVMKIDQELADDRLSSGIVSRFASNANLFRTRFAQAMVKMGNIQVLVGNAGEIRKNCRVIN; encoded by the exons atgaAGATTATATTTGTGCTTTATTTCACGATTCTTCTTCCTTTAGCTTTAGCACAACTAAAAGTAGGGTTTTACAAGACAAGTTGTCCTCGAGCTGAATCCATTGTTAAAGCCGCTGTTCAAAAACGTTTCAACACTGATAAATCCATCACTGCCGCCTTGCTTCGCATGCATTTTCATGATTGTTTCGTTAGA GGATGTGATGCATCGATTCTGATAGATTCGACCAATCAAAGCCGATCAGAGAAAGAATCCGGTCCCAACTTGACAGTACGCGGATACGAGCTCATCGATGAAGCAAAGAAAGCCTTAGAAAAGGTTTGCCCATCAAAAGTTTCATGTGCTGACATCATAACCCTAGCCACCCGAGACTCCGTTGTTCTTGCCGGTGGACCGTCTTACGACGTTCCGACGGGAAGACGAGACGGTCGGGTCTCGAATATCAACGAAGTTAACTTACCGGGACCGTCGTTATCGGTTTCACAAGCTTTCCAATCTTTTAAGGATAAAGGCCTGACAATGGACGATATGGTTACACTTTTAGGTAGCCATACAGTTGGTGTGGCACATTGCTTTTTCTTCTCGGGTCGGCTTACGAATTTCCAAGGGACAGGGAAACCCGACCCGAGTATGGATGCGGGTTTGGTGACTACGCTGAAAGGGATTTGTGGTAATGGATCGAACCCTACGGCGTTTCTGGACCAGGGCACGTCTTTTAGTTTTGATAATGAGTTTTATAGGCAGATTCGGGGGAAGAAAGGGGTGATGAAGATAGATCAAGAGTTGGCTGATGATAGATTATCGAGTGGAATCGTATCGAGATTTGCTTCAAATGCGAATTTGTTTAGAACAAGGTTCGCTCAAGCTATGGTGAAGATGGGGAATATTCAAGTTCTTGTTGGAAATGCTGgagaaattaggaaaaattGTAGAGTTATTAACTAA
- the LOC105792645 gene encoding zinc finger protein VAR3, chloroplastic, with product MGSSTRFLTILSPSSPLLLHHRHTTSSLLRLTRHRIQLSFLRQHHFPPPRPSLSTTKTKKHSSLFIPRPSPRNFHTQPASSNFASSSVLAPPNHPWPEFSALVNNISAAGYFDAPHTSSELAVDASLFSDELLVVLNACLAFARDKTDLLRLLSRKEIEAVVQNGKPFLFKDGEESARRLILFLNSSESNVADVDKANMVDLMSFLLSYASNVTISLERSSLYNSDLVESSVRHLLGELAKLSDSSRVSNYFEHEQTQLPERNGQMSRSFGPNIEMKRGDWTCPRCNFMNFARNAKCLECEEARPKRQLTGGEWECPQCDFFNYGRNTVCLRCDCKRPGHISLGNTHSKPGLAYNTGTSSNKADLDRRLAANEEKAQRWFSKVSQLDSTADVSSAIADEDFPEIMPLRRGVNRFVVSTRKSPLERRLANAQYRRNMDNDGIPERDDFQTGEVNKTLDTKVSRSLDEVLGRSSTPSGSNDGSVNSRAENGHPRGTKSNYVPFVPLPADMFAKKPENSEIQEKNLNVMSNDHDSVVSNAVGQMDDVSGSEELQKSLQSRQHSETLMNEKESIDKEVEQAEKSDRWFKKVTELHNVTDLANAIPDEDFPEAMPMRKGENKFVVSRKKDRSLTSPTYKRRAATEQAGNTNYVPFVPFPSDYFAKKDKQQGNGTDSSAKAARETPTSATLEKPSEKLSEVSVADTQPAQNWNPKPSGENSSETRRDAAYPAQTSGYSNPNSINPQTSNNDSRKQVTDLTGSPSQQSEYQNVRSTWSGKSLEGSAVKEPDPLDMSEEAKAERWFRRVAQIKDISELSQIPDEDFPSIMPMRKGVNRFVVSKRKTPLERRLTSQQYRKNLPVANSDPCKNGTDSS from the exons ATGGGTAGCAGCACTAGGTTCCTAACGATCCTTTCCCCTTCTTCCCCTCTCCTTCTACACCACCGTCATACCACTTCCTCCCTTCTCCGCCTCACCCGCCACCGCATCCAGCTATCCTTCCTACGCCAACACCACTTCCCGCCACCTCGCCCTTCGCTATCCACCACTAAAACCAAAAAACATTCGTCCCTTTTTATTCCCAGACCTTCCCCACGCAATTTTCACACCCAACCCGCCTCCTCAAATTTCGCTAGTTCCTCCGTATTGGCCCCACCCAATCATCCATGGCCCGAATTCTCCGCTCTTGTTAACAACATCTCAGCCGCCGGCTACTTCGATGCCCCCCATACTTCCAGTGAGCTTGCGGTGGATGCTTCCCTGTTCTCGGATGAGCTTCTAGTTGTGCTCAATGCCTGCTTGGCTTTTGCGCGTGATAAAACTGATCTTCTAAG ATTGCTCTCGAGGAAGGAGATTGAGGCGGTGGTGCAAAATGGGAAGCCTTTTTTGTTCAAGGATGGCGAGGAGTCTGCACGGAGGTTGATTTTGTTTCTAAATAGCAGTGAAAGCAAT GTTGCGGATGTTGATAAAGCGAACATGGTTGATTTAATGAGTTTTTTATTGAGTTATGCAAGCAATGTTACCATTTCCTTAGAGAGAAGCAGTCTTTACAACTCAGACCTTGTTGAATCATCAGTCCGGCATTTGCTGGGTGAGTTGGCAAAACTGAGTGACAGCTCCCGTGTTTCAAACTATTTCGAACATGAGCAAACTCAACTCCCAGAGAGAAATGGGCAAATGTCAAGGTCTTTTGGGCCGAACATTGAAATGAAAAGAGGCGATTGGACTTGCCCAAG GTGTAATTTTATGAACTTTGCAAGAAATGCGAAATGCCTTGAGTGTGAGGAAGCACGGCCCAAGAGGCAATTGACTGGTGGAGAGTGGGAGTGTCCCCA ATGTGATTTCTTTAATTATGGAAGGAATACGGTATGCTTGAGGTGTGATTGCAAGCGACCTGGACATATCTCACTTGGTAATACCCACTCAAAGCCAGGTTTAGCATACAATACTGGGACTTCTTCAAATAAGGCTGATCTCGATAGGCGGTTAGCTGCCAATGAAGAGAAGGCACAACGATGGTTTAGTAAGGTTTCTCAGCTTGACAGTACTGCTGATGTGAGCAGTGCCATAGCAGATGAAGATTTTCCTGAAATCATGCCTTTGAGGAGAGGCGTGAATAGATTTGTTGTGAGTACAAGGAAATCACCTCTGGAGAGGAGGTTGGCCAATGCTCAGTACCGTAGAAACATGGATAATGATGGCATTCCTGAACGTGACGATTTCCAGACTGGGGAAGTCAATAAGACCCTGGACACGAAAGTTAGCCGGAGTTTAGATGAGGTTCTTGGTCGTTCATCTACCCCTTCCGGATCTAACGATGGTAGCGTCAATAGCAGAGCGGAGAATGGTCATCCTAGGGGAACTAAGTCCAATTATGTTCCATTTGTGCCATTACCTGCAGATATGTTTGCGAAGAAACCTGAAAATTCAGAAATACAGGAGAAGAATCTGAACGTTATGTCAAATGACCATGACTCTGTTGTGTCGAATGCAGTTGGACAAATGGATGATGTTTCTGGGAGTGAAGAGTTGCAAAAGTCTCTACAAAGTCGGCAACATTCTGAGACATTAATGAATGAGAAAGAAAGCATTGATAAAGAGGTAGAACAAGCTGAAAAATCTGACAGATGGTTTAAGAAAGTTACAGAGCTCCATAATGTTACAGATCTTGCCAATGCAATTCCAGATGAGGATTTTCCTGAAGCCATGCCTATGCGCAAAGGAGAGAATAAATTTGTAGTCAGCAGAAAGAAAGACCGTTCTTTGACTTCTCCGACTTACAAGAGGCGTGCAGCAACGGAGCAAGCAGGCAATACCAATTATGTTCCTTTTGTCCCGTTCCCATCGGATTACTTTGCTAAAAAGGATAAACAGCAAGGTAATGGAACAGATTCTAGTGCAAAAGCAGCTCGTGAAACTCCAACCTCTGCAACACTAGAGAAGCCTTCAGAGAAGTTATCCGAGGTGTCTGTTGCAGATACGCAGCCGGCCCAAAACTGGAACCCTAAACCTTCTGGAGAGAACTCAAGTGAGACAAGGAGAGATGCAGCTTATCCGGCACAGACTAGTGGATATTCAAACCCGAATTCTATCAATCCCCAAACGAGTAATAATGACAGTAGGAAACAGGTGACGGATTTGACGGGAAGTCCATCTCAACAATCTGAGTATCAGAATGTTAGGAGTACTTGGAGTGGAAAGAGTTTGGAAGGTTCAGCAGTGAAAGAACCAGATCCATTGGACATGTCGGAGGAGGCCAAAGCAGAGAGGTGGTTTCGCCGTGTTGCTCAGATAAAGGACATTTCAGAGCTCAGCCAGATCCCCGACGAAGATTTCCCATCGATAATGCCGATGAGGAAAGGGGTGAATAGGTTTGTCGTGAGCAAACGGAAAACACCACTGGAGAGGAGGTTGACATCCCAACAGTATCGTAAAAATCTTCCAGTTGCGAACTCGGATCCTTGCAAAAATGGAACTGATAGTAGctaa
- the LOC105792643 gene encoding cyclic dof factor 2, translating into MNGGDPAFKLFGRKIPVLEPQIHAGDTCGEETNPGTETSQTNTSGKPDKSIRVENGKEEVQTCMKLDEVQINPKDEQPETNRTDQEIVFKKPDKILPCPRCNSLDTKFCYFNNYNVNQPRHFCKNCQRYWTAGGTMRNVPIGAGRRKNKHLTSQYRQIIVSSDGVPMTQIETPDSANQLVSPCESTAAFKPSMGNGTVLKFGAEAPLCESMETALSLGEQKRCVETGMVSCGETRKEPSSCGSSVAPCSIRGNEFPGHVMQKERIGVTGPNDRNTQHLPQCYPVPPWVFPWNQSPNNVAPVAAVQCSSDRISAPNSSTSNVVPQWCPTPLVAVPGFCPPNIPVQFVPAYWGCMPLWTTSGGNVSFSGSNGCLSPSSSTSNSSCSGNVSPTLGKHSREANFVEEEKPEKCILVPKTLRMDDPNEASRSPIWATLGIRPAQKDPLQGKDFDSFESKAEGQDHIPDGNHILEANPAPFSEST; encoded by the exons atgaacggTGGAGATCCAGCTTTCAAGCTCTTTGGAAGGAAGATTCCTGTGCTTGAACCTCAGATTCATGCTGGG GATACATGTGGTGAGGAAACAAACCCAGGAACTGAAACTTCTCAAACAAATACATCTGGTAAGCCAGATAAGTCCATTAGGGTGGAAAATGGTAAGGAAGAAGTTCAAACTTGTATGAAACTGGATGAGGTACAAATTAACCCCAAAGACGAACAGCCAGAGACGAATAGAACAGATCAGGAGATAGTTTTCAAGAAGCCAGACAAGATCCTTCCATGTCCACGGTGCAACAGCTTAGACACGAAATTCTGTTATTTCAATAACTATAATGTCAACCAACCTCGACATTTCTGTAAGAATTGCCAGAGATATTGGACAGCTGGTGGAACAATGAGAAATGTTCCTATCGGTGCCGGGAGAAGGAAGAATAAGCACTTGACCTCGCAATACCGTCAGATAATAGTTTCTTCCGATGGAGTACCGATGACTCAGATAGAAACCCCCGACTCAGCAAATCAACTTGTATCTCCTTGTGAATCTACAGCTGCTTTCAAGCCTTCCATGGGGAATGGAACAGTTTTGAAATTTGGCGCTGAAGCACCACTTTGTGAATCCATGGAGACTGCGCTTAGCCTTGGAGAACAGAAGAGATGTGTTGAGACTGGTATGGTCAGTTGTGGAGAAACACGAAAGGAACCCTCTTCGTGTGGATCTTCAGTGGCACCTTGTAGCATACGGGGGAATGAATTCCCTGGACATGTCATGCAAAAAGAGAGAATAGGTGTGACTGGACCTAATGACCGGAATACACAGCATCTGCCACAGTGCTATCCTGTTCCACCCTGGGTTTTTCCTTGGAATCAAAGTCCGAATAATGTAGCTCCCGTGGCAGCCGTTCAGTGTTCTTCTGATCGTATTAGTGCACCAAATAGTAGTACTTCCAATGTTGTTCCTCAATGGTGTCCTACACCATTGGTGGCCGTCCCTGGATTTTGCCCACCAAACATTCCGGTACAGTTTGTGCCTGCTTATTGGGGTTGTATGCCTCTATGGACCACTTCCGGGGGAAATGTATCGTTCAGTGGCTCCAATGGTTGTTTATCTCCATCATCCTCGACTAGTAACAGTAGCTGCTCGGGCAATGTCTCACCGACACTAGGCAAACATTCCAGAGAGGCAAATTTTGTCGAGGAGGAGAAACCGGAGAAGTGCATTCTGGTTCCAAAGACATTAAGAATGGATGATCCGAACGAAGCTTCAAGGAGTCCTATATGGGCTACATTAGGTATTAGACCCGCACAGAAAGATCCTTTACAAGGCAAAGATTTCGATTCCTTCGAATCTAAAGCAGAAGGCCAAGACCATATACCAGACGGCAATCATATTTTGGAAGCAAACCCTGCACCCTTTTCAGAGAGCACATGA